A single region of the Bacillota bacterium genome encodes:
- a CDS encoding response regulator, with amino-acid sequence MASVGERKIVAARMRKEAELNARERIYEAMLKALEEVFLQNLGHPPATPLLAGRPDDYEEAVATRVLEVACETIGATGGCYFSFDDDTSMLTLLSVVGLLRDAMMPSGERLRVPAGEAGGDLGLSAASKRSMHFRSLDTYPDWIPASSKLRSAYLVPLCHGGRLLGVYAVGSDVEGWFTPERRVLADALVSYTAVAVENARLFAQAQRASERLSAVQRQLLHAQKMEAIGQLAGGLAHDLNNQLLVIRGCIELCYREPSCDSSMQSLIDQARKASDRAANLTRKMLLFSRKQPQNKTMLDLNSSVREIYRMLSRLMGEDVRTNLDLSADLWPVNADPTNIDQVITNLVINARDAMPSGGIITISTGNVVIDEASPGESIEARTGRFVRLSVSDTGTGIPDDVIPRLFEPFFTTKETGTGLGLSVTYGIVTAHDGWINVKSEVAKGSTFEVFLPAAPGAVSEGPAEPARPEPSAARGAGQRILLVEDEPGVIALAERVLAEHGYVVFPCRTIGEAFRVYDREGGKFDLVLSDVVLPDGRGPSLVAELRKSSPSLAVLLVSGYGNAAGRVDGAERGPVPFLQKPYGMRELLDKVAEVLMAAGGKASQQAVAGMTLCAAN; translated from the coding sequence ATGGCTTCTGTTGGAGAGCGGAAGATCGTGGCCGCGAGGATGCGGAAAGAAGCCGAGCTGAACGCGCGGGAGCGCATATACGAGGCCATGCTCAAAGCCCTCGAGGAGGTGTTCCTGCAGAACCTGGGCCACCCGCCCGCGACCCCCCTCCTGGCCGGGCGGCCCGACGATTACGAGGAGGCGGTGGCGACCCGCGTGCTCGAAGTTGCCTGCGAGACGATAGGGGCCACAGGAGGATGCTACTTCTCGTTCGACGACGATACCAGCATGCTCACGCTGCTCAGCGTGGTCGGGCTCCTGAGGGATGCGATGATGCCGTCCGGGGAGAGACTGCGCGTCCCCGCCGGCGAGGCTGGAGGGGACCTCGGTCTCTCGGCCGCCTCCAAGAGGTCCATGCACTTCCGCTCGCTGGATACGTACCCGGACTGGATACCCGCGTCAAGCAAATTGCGCTCGGCCTACCTGGTTCCTCTCTGCCACGGGGGGAGACTCCTGGGGGTATACGCCGTCGGGTCCGATGTGGAGGGCTGGTTCACGCCCGAGCGCCGCGTACTCGCCGACGCGCTCGTATCGTACACGGCGGTCGCGGTCGAGAACGCGCGGCTGTTTGCCCAGGCCCAGCGCGCGTCGGAAAGGCTGTCGGCCGTCCAGAGACAACTCCTGCACGCTCAGAAGATGGAGGCGATCGGGCAACTGGCCGGGGGGCTGGCGCACGACTTGAACAACCAGCTGCTGGTCATCAGGGGATGCATCGAGTTGTGTTACCGGGAGCCCTCGTGCGACAGTTCGATGCAGTCTCTGATAGACCAGGCTCGCAAAGCCTCCGACAGGGCCGCCAACCTCACCAGGAAGATGCTTCTCTTCAGCCGCAAGCAGCCCCAGAACAAGACCATGCTCGACCTGAACTCGAGTGTGAGGGAGATCTACCGGATGCTTTCGAGGCTGATGGGGGAAGACGTCAGGACAAACCTGGATCTCAGCGCAGATCTCTGGCCAGTCAACGCCGACCCGACTAACATTGACCAGGTGATAACCAATCTCGTGATAAACGCGAGGGACGCCATGCCGTCGGGCGGGATCATCACCATTAGCACAGGGAACGTGGTTATTGACGAGGCATCCCCTGGCGAGTCTATCGAAGCTCGAACGGGCCGTTTCGTGCGCCTGTCCGTGTCGGACACGGGCACCGGTATTCCGGATGACGTCATACCGAGGCTGTTCGAGCCGTTTTTCACGACAAAAGAGACCGGCACCGGGCTTGGGCTGTCCGTCACGTACGGGATCGTCACCGCCCACGATGGGTGGATTAACGTAAAGAGCGAGGTGGCGAAGGGGAGCACGTTCGAGGTGTTCCTGCCGGCGGCGCCGGGCGCCGTCAGCGAGGGGCCCGCCGAACCGGCGCGACCGGAACCATCCGCTGCCCGTGGCGCCGGACAGCGAATACTCCTGGTAGAGGACGAGCCGGGCGTGATCGCGCTGGCTGAGAGAGTTCTGGCCGAGCACGGCTACGTGGTGTTCCCTTGCCGGACCATTGGGGAGGCATTCAGGGTATACGACCGCGAAGGCGGCAAGTTCGACCTCGTACTGAGCGACGTCGTGCTGCCGGACGGCCGCGGACCCAGCCTGGTGGCCGAGCTCAGGAAGTCAAGCCCTTCGCTGGCTGTCCTGCTCGTGAGCGGCTATGGGAACGCCGCGGGCAGGGTGGACGGCGCCGAACGCGGGCCGGTTCCGTTCCTCCAGAAGCCATATGGCATGCGCGAACTTCTCGACAAGGTCGCCGAGGTGCTGATGGCTGCGGGCGGGAAGGCGTCTCAGCAGGCAGTGGCAGGAATGACCCTCTGCGCTGCGAACTAA
- a CDS encoding YlmC/YmxH family sporulation protein, with translation MRTSDLGMRDVVNVLDGRRLGTVSDIEIDTESGKITAIVVPGAAKLLGLIGRGDDYVIPWERIRKIGPDVILVELASTLELRARPR, from the coding sequence GTGCGCACCTCCGATCTTGGGATGCGGGACGTCGTGAACGTCCTCGATGGCAGGCGGCTGGGGACCGTCTCGGATATCGAGATCGACACCGAGTCCGGAAAGATAACCGCTATTGTCGTGCCCGGGGCGGCGAAGCTCCTGGGGCTTATAGGTAGAGGGGACGACTACGTCATTCCCTGGGAGAGGATAAGGAAGATAGGGCCCGACGTCATACTGGTCGAACTGGCCAGCACTCTCGAGTTACGGGCCAGACCACGTTAG
- the spoIIR gene encoding stage II sporulation protein R has protein sequence MRGMRVRRTAVAAIALLAATLAGVLGAARAQAPDYRKAYTTSNLVRIHIIANSDSDDDQRIKLAVRDRILEDISPAMRGVSGAGEAEDLVRRNLENIEKAAAGVVREAGKSYGVKATIGRFQFPPRVYGQLALPEGEYRALRVVLGEGRGQNWWCVMFPPLCLVDVTEARGAGDPAPEKPGVRLLVADWLKDRANDARLALSRMATRP, from the coding sequence GCTGGCCGCCACCCTTGCCGGTGTGCTGGGGGCCGCCCGCGCACAGGCCCCCGACTACCGCAAGGCCTATACCACGTCCAACCTGGTCAGGATCCACATCATCGCCAACAGCGACTCGGACGATGACCAGCGGATCAAACTCGCGGTGAGGGACAGGATCCTGGAGGATATCAGCCCCGCGATGAGGGGTGTGTCCGGGGCAGGTGAGGCGGAGGATCTGGTCAGGCGGAATCTCGAGAACATAGAGAAGGCGGCCGCCGGCGTCGTGAGGGAGGCCGGCAAGTCGTACGGCGTGAAAGCCACCATCGGCAGGTTCCAGTTCCCGCCGAGGGTTTACGGGCAACTCGCGCTTCCCGAGGGCGAATACCGCGCGCTCCGCGTGGTGCTGGGCGAGGGGCGCGGCCAGAACTGGTGGTGCGTGATGTTCCCTCCCCTCTGCCTGGTGGACGTCACGGAGGCGCGGGGCGCCGGGGATCCGGCCCCCGAAAAGCCCGGCGTCCGGCTGCTGGTGGCCGACTGGTTGAAGGACCGCGCGAACGACGCCAGGCTTGCGCTGTCGAGGATGGCTACGCGGCCCTAG
- the pgeF gene encoding peptidoglycan editing factor PgeF: MNVHTTDADAGERDARVLVAREFAGSGAYAAFSTRLGGVSPAPYESLNLGSKVGDAASNVERNRELFWVSTGLDGRLAVRPEQVHSNVVAIVSRRDAGRFAPGADALVTRDPGLPLVAYFADCTPVFVFDPATRSGGIAHAGWRGTVKGIASRVVETMAAEFGARPSDCLAVIGPSIGPCCYDVGEDVAGQVAGAFPWASSVLQREPAGPRGPVWRFDLWETNRRLLLDAGLNEANVSCWRLCTASRGDLFFSYRRDGPRSGRMAGVLAIREPEQGA, translated from the coding sequence ATGAACGTACACACGACGGACGCGGATGCGGGCGAGCGGGATGCCCGTGTACTGGTCGCCAGGGAATTCGCAGGTTCGGGGGCGTACGCCGCATTCAGCACCCGGCTGGGCGGGGTCAGCCCCGCGCCATACGAGTCGCTCAACCTCGGCTCGAAGGTCGGGGACGCCGCCTCGAATGTCGAGCGCAACCGCGAGCTGTTCTGGGTATCGACCGGATTGGACGGCCGGCTCGCGGTCAGGCCCGAACAGGTCCATTCGAACGTGGTAGCGATAGTGTCGCGGCGCGACGCCGGCCGGTTTGCGCCGGGGGCGGACGCTCTGGTGACCCGGGACCCCGGTTTGCCGCTCGTGGCATATTTCGCGGACTGCACCCCTGTGTTCGTGTTCGACCCGGCCACGCGGTCGGGCGGTATAGCGCACGCGGGCTGGCGGGGAACAGTGAAGGGGATTGCCAGCAGGGTAGTCGAGACGATGGCCGCTGAGTTCGGGGCGCGACCCAGCGATTGCCTGGCCGTCATCGGCCCTTCTATAGGCCCGTGTTGCTACGACGTCGGCGAGGACGTGGCCGGCCAGGTAGCGGGGGCCTTCCCCTGGGCTTCCTCCGTGCTCCAACGGGAACCCGCCGGGCCTCGTGGTCCGGTGTGGAGGTTCGACTTGTGGGAAACCAACAGGAGGCTCCTCCTCGATGCAGGACTGAACGAGGCGAACGTGTCGTGCTGGCGGCTGTGCACCGCGTCGAGGGGCGACCTGTTCTTCTCATACAGGAGGGACGGCCCGCGTAGCGGCAGGATGGCGGGAGTCCTCGCGATCCGGGAGCCTGAACAAGGTGCGTAA